From the genome of Streptacidiphilus rugosus AM-16, one region includes:
- a CDS encoding SDR family oxidoreductase, protein MAEFLRGKVVAVTGAGRGIGRAVALACAAEGAKVVVNDYGVGIDGSAPTSDIADEVVKEIETAGGEAIAVADDIATMAGGERVVGAAVSAFGRLDGVVCVAGILRERMLFNMSEEEWDPVVATHLKGTFTVFRAASALMRKQGGGTLIGFTSGNHQGSVSQANYSAAKGGVISLVRSAALGLNKYGVTANAVAPVARTRMSANVPMELKEIGEPEDVAALVVYLLSDAAKEITGQVYTVAGPKIAVWAQPRELRAMYAESGSWTPEKIADFLPGAVGVDPMPMLVQLEAMAKAAAANERPNA, encoded by the coding sequence GTGGCTGAGTTCCTGCGCGGCAAAGTGGTCGCGGTCACCGGCGCCGGGCGCGGCATCGGGCGTGCGGTCGCGCTCGCCTGCGCCGCCGAGGGCGCGAAGGTCGTGGTCAACGACTACGGCGTGGGCATCGACGGCTCCGCGCCCACCAGTGACATCGCGGACGAGGTGGTCAAGGAGATCGAGACGGCGGGCGGCGAGGCCATCGCGGTCGCCGACGACATCGCCACCATGGCGGGCGGCGAGCGCGTGGTCGGCGCGGCGGTCTCCGCCTTCGGCCGGCTGGACGGCGTGGTCTGCGTCGCCGGGATCCTGCGCGAGCGGATGCTGTTCAACATGTCGGAGGAGGAGTGGGACCCGGTCGTCGCCACCCACCTCAAGGGCACCTTCACCGTCTTCCGCGCCGCGTCCGCGCTGATGCGCAAGCAGGGCGGCGGCACCCTGATCGGGTTCACCAGCGGCAACCACCAGGGCTCCGTCAGCCAGGCCAATTACAGCGCGGCCAAGGGCGGTGTCATCTCGCTGGTGCGCAGCGCGGCGCTCGGGCTCAACAAGTACGGGGTGACCGCCAACGCCGTCGCGCCGGTGGCGCGGACCCGGATGTCGGCGAACGTGCCCATGGAGCTCAAGGAGATCGGCGAGCCCGAGGACGTGGCGGCGCTCGTGGTCTACCTGCTCTCGGACGCGGCGAAGGAGATCACCGGGCAGGTGTACACGGTCGCCGGGCCGAAGATCGCGGTCTGGGCGCAGCCACGGGAGCTGCGGGCGATGTACGCGGAGTCGGGGTCCTGGACGCCGGAGAAGATCGCCGACTTCCTGCCCGGCGCCGTCGGCGTCGACCCGATGCCGATGCTGGTCCAGCTGGAGGCGATGGCCAAGGCCGCCGCCGCCAACGAGCGACCGAACGCGTAG
- a CDS encoding acyl-CoA dehydrogenase family protein, with protein sequence MDFGFDAADEEFRARARAWLADRLGPGGAFADLRGLKTPEDAGRRRAWERELGAGGWIGLGWPEDSLTRQVVWFEEYARAKAPDPLGIVGEQLLAPTLLRHGTPEQRERYLPGIASGEVIWCQGYSEPGAGSDLASVRTVAAPAPDGEGWLVSGQKTWTSLSQWADWCFVLARTEPGSQRHAGLSLLLLPMDQEPGRIDVRPIRQLDGASEFSEVFFDGARSVDVLGAVGDGWRVAMTLLSFERGAGMLGRQIGYERELDAVLRAAASSGADRDPVLREALTRQWADLRVMRANALRTLGTAEPGTAAVAKLVWGNWHQRLGELAIQVQGLAGAFAAGAAHEPDGYPLTPAQHTLLFSRADTIYGGSDQIQRNIIAERVLGLPRG encoded by the coding sequence ATGGACTTCGGGTTCGACGCGGCGGACGAGGAGTTCCGCGCGCGGGCACGGGCATGGCTCGCCGACCGGCTGGGCCCCGGCGGCGCCTTCGCCGACCTGCGGGGGCTCAAGACCCCCGAGGACGCCGGCCGGCGCCGCGCCTGGGAGCGCGAGCTGGGCGCGGGCGGCTGGATCGGTCTGGGCTGGCCCGAGGACAGCCTGACCCGCCAGGTCGTCTGGTTCGAGGAGTACGCCCGCGCCAAGGCCCCGGACCCGCTCGGCATCGTCGGCGAGCAACTGCTCGCCCCGACCCTGCTGCGGCACGGCACGCCGGAGCAGCGCGAGCGCTACCTTCCGGGCATCGCCTCCGGTGAAGTGATCTGGTGCCAGGGCTACAGCGAGCCGGGCGCGGGCTCCGACCTGGCGTCGGTCCGCACGGTCGCGGCGCCCGCGCCGGACGGCGAAGGCTGGCTGGTCAGCGGCCAGAAGACCTGGACCTCGCTGTCGCAGTGGGCGGACTGGTGCTTCGTCCTGGCCCGGACCGAACCCGGCTCGCAACGGCACGCGGGGCTCAGTCTGCTGCTGCTGCCGATGGACCAGGAGCCCGGCCGGATCGACGTCCGCCCGATCCGGCAGCTCGACGGCGCGAGCGAGTTCAGCGAGGTCTTCTTCGACGGGGCCCGGTCGGTGGACGTGCTGGGCGCGGTCGGCGACGGCTGGCGGGTGGCGATGACGCTGCTCTCCTTCGAACGCGGCGCGGGCATGCTGGGCCGCCAGATCGGCTACGAGCGCGAGCTGGACGCGGTGCTGCGCGCCGCCGCGTCGAGCGGGGCCGACCGGGACCCCGTCCTGCGGGAGGCGTTGACCCGCCAGTGGGCGGACCTGCGCGTGATGCGGGCCAACGCGCTGCGCACGCTGGGCACGGCGGAGCCGGGCACGGCGGCGGTGGCCAAGCTGGTCTGGGGCAACTGGCACCAGCGCCTCGGCGAACTGGCGATCCAGGTGCAGGGCCTCGCCGGGGCGTTCGCCGCAGGCGCGGCCCACGAGCCGGACGGCTATCCGCTGACCCCGGCGCAGCACACCCTGCTCTTCTCCCGCGCGGACACGATCTACGGCGGCAGCGACCAGATCCAACGCAACATCATCGCCGAACGGGTCCTCGGCCTCCCCCGCGGATGA
- a CDS encoding aldehyde dehydrogenase family protein, with translation MNEHRLFIDNEWREGSAGTYDVINPGTEGLVGAAPEASASDVADAVAAARRAQAEWAATSPSARAELLERVAELVMARAEDFVPLLQAETGATMRVASTMQLPVVADRFRRYARGAFEPTVDALPPVPVAQTALAAGGLTNAVAARRPVGVVGCITSYNFPIVNLAGKLAPALAMGNTVVAKPAPQDPLACLKLGEIFVEAGAPAGIFNVVTDSGAAAGAALVASPDVDMISFTGSTTVGRRIATDGGATMKRLLMELGGKGAAIVFEDADVAKAVSAIGSTWAFHSGQICTAPTRALVHRSRYDEVVAGLARYAARLPVGDPLLPTTVVGPVISAAHRDRVEGYIAGAVGEGARLVLGGTRKEHTADTPELPGAGFFVAPTLLAEVTPAMTIAREEVFGPVVAVIPFEDDEEAIALANSTDYGLYDYLFTADTARAYTLAARLRTGNVGINTAQRHPETPFGGFKQSGVGRDGGSFGLHAYSEQQALVWQS, from the coding sequence ATGAACGAACACCGTCTGTTCATCGACAACGAATGGCGCGAGGGCTCCGCCGGCACCTATGACGTCATCAACCCCGGCACCGAAGGCCTCGTCGGGGCCGCGCCGGAGGCGTCCGCCTCCGACGTCGCCGACGCCGTCGCCGCCGCGCGCAGGGCGCAGGCGGAATGGGCGGCCACGTCGCCTTCCGCCCGAGCGGAACTCCTGGAGCGGGTCGCCGAGCTCGTCATGGCGCGGGCCGAGGACTTCGTGCCCCTGCTGCAGGCCGAGACCGGGGCGACCATGCGGGTCGCCTCCACCATGCAGCTGCCCGTCGTCGCCGACCGCTTCCGCCGCTACGCCCGCGGCGCGTTCGAGCCCACCGTCGACGCGCTCCCGCCGGTGCCGGTGGCCCAGACCGCGCTCGCCGCGGGAGGGCTGACCAACGCCGTCGCCGCGCGGCGGCCGGTCGGGGTGGTCGGCTGCATCACCTCCTACAACTTCCCGATCGTGAACCTGGCCGGAAAGCTCGCGCCCGCGCTGGCGATGGGCAACACCGTCGTCGCCAAACCGGCCCCCCAGGACCCGCTGGCCTGCCTGAAGCTCGGCGAGATCTTCGTCGAGGCGGGCGCGCCCGCCGGGATCTTCAACGTGGTCACCGACTCCGGCGCGGCCGCCGGCGCCGCGCTCGTGGCCTCGCCGGACGTCGACATGATCAGCTTCACCGGCTCGACCACCGTCGGCCGGAGGATCGCCACCGACGGCGGCGCCACCATGAAACGCCTGCTGATGGAGCTCGGCGGCAAGGGCGCGGCGATCGTGTTCGAGGACGCGGACGTGGCCAAGGCCGTCTCCGCGATCGGCTCGACCTGGGCCTTCCACTCCGGGCAGATCTGCACCGCGCCCACCCGGGCGCTGGTCCACCGCTCCCGCTACGACGAGGTCGTCGCCGGGCTCGCCCGCTACGCCGCCCGGCTTCCCGTGGGCGATCCGCTGCTGCCGACCACCGTCGTGGGCCCGGTCATCTCGGCGGCCCACCGCGACCGCGTCGAGGGCTACATCGCCGGCGCGGTCGGCGAGGGCGCCAGGCTGGTGCTGGGCGGGACCCGCAAGGAGCACACCGCGGACACACCGGAGCTGCCGGGCGCCGGCTTCTTCGTCGCGCCGACGCTGCTGGCCGAGGTCACCCCGGCGATGACGATCGCCCGCGAGGAGGTCTTCGGACCGGTCGTGGCGGTCATCCCGTTCGAGGACGACGAGGAGGCGATCGCCCTCGCGAACTCCACCGACTACGGCCTCTACGACTACCTCTTCACCGCGGACACGGCCCGCGCCTACACGCTCGCGGCCCGCCTGCGCACCGGCAACGTCGGCATCAACACCGCCCAGCGGCACCCGGAGACGCCCTTCGGCGGCTTCAAGCAGAGCGGCGTCGGCCGCGACGGCGGCTCCTTCGGTCTGCACGCGTACAGCGAGCAGCAGGCCCTCGTCTGGCAGTCCTGA
- a CDS encoding Zn-dependent alcohol dehydrogenase: MKGVIFDGKAPQVVDDLTVREPGPGEVMVKIAAAGLCHSDLSVIDGTIPFPVPVVLGHEGAGTVESVGAGVTHVKPGDHVALSTLASCGTCRECGRGRPTMCRKAIGFPGKPFTRGDQQLYNFASTSVFAERTVVKAVQVVPVDPAIPFTSAALIGCGVLTGVGAAINRARVDIGDTVAVIGCGGIGLNVIQGARISGASRIIAIDAVAEKETIARTFGATDFIDARAVEDTVAAVRALEPNGVDHAFECVGPTRLTRQAIDMIDRHGQAVLLGMPAADAEASFRPAELFLDKSILGCRYGSSRPQLDIGRYAQLYAEGRLLLDELVTCTFPIDQFEEAAKATETGGVARAVLTF; this comes from the coding sequence ATGAAGGGCGTCATCTTCGACGGCAAGGCCCCGCAGGTGGTCGACGACCTGACGGTCCGTGAGCCGGGGCCCGGCGAGGTGATGGTGAAGATCGCGGCGGCGGGGCTCTGCCACAGCGACCTGTCCGTCATCGACGGGACCATCCCCTTCCCGGTCCCGGTCGTGCTCGGTCACGAGGGCGCGGGCACGGTGGAGTCCGTCGGCGCGGGGGTCACCCACGTCAAGCCGGGCGACCACGTCGCGCTCTCCACCCTGGCCAGCTGCGGCACATGCCGCGAGTGCGGCCGGGGGCGGCCCACCATGTGCCGCAAGGCGATCGGCTTCCCCGGCAAGCCGTTCACCCGCGGCGACCAGCAGCTCTACAACTTCGCCTCCACGTCCGTCTTCGCCGAGCGCACGGTGGTCAAGGCGGTCCAGGTGGTACCGGTCGATCCCGCCATCCCGTTCACCTCGGCGGCGCTGATCGGCTGCGGCGTGCTGACCGGCGTCGGCGCCGCGATCAACCGGGCCAGGGTCGACATCGGCGACACCGTCGCCGTGATCGGCTGCGGCGGCATCGGGCTCAACGTCATCCAGGGCGCGCGGATCTCGGGCGCGTCCCGGATCATCGCGATCGACGCGGTGGCCGAGAAGGAGACGATCGCCCGGACCTTCGGCGCGACCGACTTCATCGACGCCCGGGCGGTCGAGGACACGGTCGCGGCCGTCCGCGCGCTGGAGCCGAACGGAGTCGACCACGCCTTCGAGTGCGTCGGCCCGACCCGGCTCACCCGGCAGGCAATCGACATGATCGACCGGCACGGCCAGGCCGTGCTGCTCGGCATGCCCGCGGCGGACGCGGAGGCGTCGTTCCGCCCGGCGGAGCTGTTCCTGGACAAGTCCATCCTGGGCTGCCGCTACGGCTCCAGCCGCCCGCAGCTGGACATCGGCCGCTACGCCCAGCTCTACGCCGAGGGCCGGCTCCTCCTGGACGAACTGGTCACCTGCACCTTCCCGATCGACCAGTTCGAAGAGGCGGCGAAGGCGACGGAGACGGGCGGCGTGGCCCGCGCGGTCCTCACCTTCTGA